A region from the Clostridium beijerinckii genome encodes:
- a CDS encoding DUF2200 domain-containing protein, with translation MNKHKIYTMSVASVYPLYVIKAEKKGRAKTEVDEIIHWLTGYSQEELEVQLEKQTDFETFFGSAPKMNPLRTLIKGVVCGVRVEDIEEPTMQEIRYLDKLIDELAKGKAMDKILRK, from the coding sequence ATGAATAAACATAAAATCTATACAATGAGTGTAGCAAGTGTCTATCCACTTTATGTTATAAAGGCGGAGAAAAAAGGACGTGCAAAAACAGAAGTTGATGAAATCATACACTGGTTAACAGGATATAGCCAGGAAGAGCTAGAAGTGCAACTAGAAAAACAGACTGACTTTGAGACTTTCTTTGGGTCAGCTCCAAAGATGAATCCTTTACGGACTTTGATTAAAGGGGTTGTCTGCGGTGTCCGAGTGGAAGACATTGAAGAACCAACTATGCAAGAAATTCGCTATTTGGATAAGCTAATCGATGAGTTAGCAAAGGGAAAAGCTATGGATAAGATTTTGAGAAAATAA
- a CDS encoding permease, translated as MEMSTIIKSVISLFLIMLVGFYCSKKEIINSNVSKGLTRILLDITLPCMIIVSFSLPYDEGVKSNIMKTFYYSFLTYIIIAITSYVLMMPVKDERKLILHFSNIFTNTGYIGFPILNVIYGAEAVMYGAIFNIFFTIFLWTYGVIIFKGKVEKQDLVKEIFKALKNPSLIAVYMGIAMMLFDLKLPAVILASVNSIGNMTGPISMIIVGALSYKINIKEYLIDWTLYYGIAVKLIIIPAFLCFISLLIQDRTIVSNSVIILASMPAAAMTSIFADSFNIKKDYAAVFVVATTLLSVFTLPILLKLII; from the coding sequence ATGGAAATGTCCACTATTATAAAGAGTGTTATTTCTTTATTTTTAATAATGTTGGTAGGCTTTTATTGCAGTAAAAAAGAAATTATAAACAGTAATGTGAGCAAGGGGTTAACCCGTATACTCTTGGATATTACACTACCCTGCATGATTATAGTGTCCTTTAGTTTACCATATGATGAAGGTGTTAAAAGTAATATCATGAAGACCTTTTATTATAGTTTTTTAACATACATTATAATTGCAATTACATCGTATGTATTAATGATGCCAGTTAAAGACGAAAGAAAGCTTATATTGCACTTTTCAAATATATTTACTAATACTGGATATATTGGTTTTCCTATATTAAATGTTATATATGGTGCAGAGGCTGTAATGTACGGAGCAATATTCAATATTTTTTTTACAATATTTCTTTGGACCTACGGAGTTATTATATTTAAGGGAAAAGTAGAAAAGCAGGATTTAGTAAAAGAAATATTTAAGGCACTGAAAAATCCATCATTAATTGCTGTTTATATGGGAATCGCAATGATGTTATTTGATCTGAAACTGCCAGCAGTAATTTTAGCAAGTGTAAATTCTATAGGAAATATGACTGGACCAATATCTATGATAATAGTTGGAGCACTTTCATATAAAATAAATATAAAAGAGTATTTAATAGATTGGACATTATACTATGGCATAGCTGTAAAATTAATCATAATACCAGCGTTTTTATGTTTTATATCATTATTGATACAAGATAGAACAATAGTTTCAAATTCAGTAATAATTCTAGCTTCAATGCCTGCAGCAGCAATGACTTCTATATTTGCCGATAGCTTTAATATAAAGAAAGATTATGCAGCTGTATTTGTAGTTGCAACTACTTTATTGTCAGTATTTACACTGCCAATACTTTTGAAATTAATAATATAG
- a CDS encoding transcriptional regulator yields MKNKLKEFREAIGLTQEQLGELVGVSRQAINSIETEKYEPSIWLAYDISKIFHCPIENVFLFEQSERKSRAQLSRRAV; encoded by the coding sequence ATGAAAAACAAATTAAAAGAATTTCGTGAAGCTATTGGATTAACACAAGAGCAATTGGGAGAGCTTGTAGGAGTATCAAGACAAGCAATAAATTCCATTGAAACAGAAAAATATGAACCATCTATATGGTTAGCTTATGATATTTCAAAAATATTTCACTGCCCCATAGAAAATGTTTTCCTTTTTGAACAAAGTGAAAGAAAATCAAGAGCACAATTAAGCAGGAGGGCAGTCTAA
- a CDS encoding methionine aminopeptidase: MILNRNDLCWCKSGAKYKNCHLEFDKKLSDLKRKGHIVPTKDLIKTKEQIEGIKKSAEINNGLLDLISENIREGMTTEEIDKLAYDYTVSNGGIPATLNYDGFPKSICVSINNVVCHGIPSKDVILKNGDIVNVDATTILNGYYSDASRMFMIGEVNEEAKNLVQVAKECLNKGLEEVKPWGFLGNIGAAIQEHAESNGYSVVRDFGGHGVGLDIHEEPFVFHFGKRGTDMILAPGMVFTIEPMINAGSYEIFIDENDGWTVLTSDGSLSAQWEHTVLVTEEGVEVISK; this comes from the coding sequence ATGATATTAAATAGGAATGATTTATGTTGGTGTAAAAGCGGAGCTAAATATAAAAATTGTCATTTAGAATTTGATAAAAAGTTAAGTGACTTAAAAAGAAAAGGGCATATAGTACCAACAAAAGATCTTATAAAAACAAAAGAGCAAATTGAAGGAATAAAAAAGAGTGCCGAAATTAATAATGGTCTTCTAGACTTAATTAGTGAAAACATCAGAGAAGGTATGACAACAGAAGAAATAGATAAATTAGCATATGACTATACAGTATCTAATGGTGGAATTCCAGCAACTCTTAATTATGATGGATTTCCTAAAAGTATTTGTGTATCAATAAACAATGTGGTATGCCATGGAATACCAAGTAAAGATGTTATCCTTAAAAATGGTGATATTGTAAATGTAGATGCAACAACTATACTTAATGGATATTATTCAGATGCATCAAGAATGTTCATGATTGGTGAAGTAAATGAAGAAGCTAAGAATTTGGTTCAAGTAGCTAAGGAATGTTTAAATAAAGGATTGGAAGAAGTTAAACCTTGGGGATTTTTAGGAAACATTGGAGCAGCAATTCAGGAACATGCGGAAAGTAATGGATATTCAGTAGTTAGAGATTTTGGAGGACATGGAGTTGGATTAGATATTCATGAAGAGCCATTTGTTTTTCATTTTGGAAAAAGAGGAACAGATATGATTTTAGCACCTGGAATGGTATTTACAATTGAACCAATGATAAATGCCGGAAGCTATGAAATATTTATAGATGAAAATGACGGATGGACAGTGCTTACAAGTGATGGTTCTCTTTCTGCACAATGGGAACATACAGTTCTTGTAACAGAAGAGGGAGTAGAAGTTATTTCAAAATAA
- a CDS encoding peptide deformylase has product MIKPIVKDVLFLGQKSEEATKNDIVVIDDLIDTLRANLEHCVGLAGNMIGVKKRILVFAVGNLIVPMVNPVILKKEKLYETEESCLSLIGFRKTKRYETIKVEYLDRNFNKQKQVFTGFTAQIIQHEMDHFEGIII; this is encoded by the coding sequence ATGATAAAACCAATTGTAAAAGATGTATTGTTTTTAGGACAAAAATCAGAAGAGGCAACTAAAAATGATATAGTAGTAATTGATGATTTAATAGATACATTAAGAGCAAACTTAGAGCATTGTGTTGGATTGGCTGGCAATATGATTGGAGTTAAAAAGCGTATATTGGTATTTGCTGTAGGCAACCTTATTGTGCCTATGGTAAATCCAGTTATATTAAAGAAGGAAAAGCTTTATGAAACAGAAGAGAGTTGTTTATCTTTAATTGGCTTTAGAAAAACAAAGAGATATGAAACGATAAAGGTGGAGTATCTTGATAGAAATTTTAATAAGCAAAAGCAAGTGTTCACTGGATTTACAGCACAAATAATTCAACATGAAATGGATCATTTTGAAGGTATAATAATCTAA
- a CDS encoding galactose ABC transporter substrate-binding protein — protein MKILKKTITLIISLVIITSILMCCNVKMINTISSIATRRQVKVGVVINNDNVFLSLISKNLDDIQKENKDNVQFTFFNGKGNSALESELLNNILQNNYDLILTDVQAPEIISESIVKAKQKNIPLIFINITPTGNQINKFKEYSESLVIKIDSEQAADLQGKMIADFWNVNKEIMDKNNDNIMQYIMIKGRRDSFESIIRTNNSLSAINNAGIKTQELASAFANWDEDLGKGVMESVFLKYAGNIEVIIANNDAMAVGAIKALQKYGYNIGDPKKTIPIFGINQTPEAKDLIKKGFMAGSVPESPRAIAEALYTVGMNLVSGINPIEGTNYKFDKSGVTIPIQSQEYISQNEKQ, from the coding sequence ATGAAAATATTAAAAAAAACAATAACTCTTATTATATCTTTAGTTATTATAACTAGTATATTGATGTGTTGCAATGTAAAAATGATAAATACTATCTCAAGTATTGCTACAAGAAGACAAGTTAAAGTAGGAGTAGTAATAAATAATGATAATGTGTTTCTTTCTCTTATTAGTAAAAACTTAGATGATATTCAAAAAGAAAATAAAGATAACGTTCAATTTACTTTTTTTAATGGAAAAGGGAATTCAGCTTTAGAAAGTGAGCTCTTAAATAACATTTTACAAAATAATTATGATTTGATTCTAACCGATGTGCAAGCACCAGAAATAATAAGTGAGTCAATTGTTAAAGCTAAACAAAAGAATATTCCGTTAATTTTCATTAATATAACTCCTACCGGCAATCAAATAAATAAATTTAAGGAATATTCGGAATCCCTTGTTATAAAGATTGATTCTGAGCAAGCTGCTGACCTTCAAGGTAAAATGATTGCTGACTTTTGGAATGTTAATAAAGAGATTATGGATAAAAATAATGATAACATAATGCAATATATTATGATAAAAGGTCGACGTGATAGCTTTGAATCAATAATAAGAACAAACAATTCTCTTTCAGCAATTAATAATGCAGGAATAAAAACACAAGAACTTGCATCAGCATTTGCTAATTGGGATGAAGATTTAGGAAAAGGTGTTATGGAATCAGTATTTTTAAAATATGCTGGTAACATTGAAGTTATAATTGCAAATAATGATGCTATGGCTGTAGGTGCCATAAAAGCGCTTCAAAAATATGGATACAATATTGGTGACCCAAAAAAGACTATTCCGATTTTTGGAATCAATCAAACACCCGAAGCTAAAGATTTAATAAAAAAGGGTTTTATGGCTGGTTCTGTACCAGAAAGTCCTCGTGCTATAGCAGAAGCTCTTTATACTGTTGGAATGAATCTAGTTTCTGGTATTAATCCTATTGAAGGTACAAATTATAAATTTGATAAATCAGGAGTCACAATTCCTATACAATCCCAAGAGTATATAAGTCAAAATGAAAAGCAATAA